A segment of the Bacillus licheniformis DSM 13 = ATCC 14580 genome:
GGCAACCACCCAAATACAGGAACAGACTCTTGCATTCATTCCGAAAATCGTCGCCGTTTTGGTCGGACTCGTCGTTTTCGGCCCGTGGATGCTGTCGACGATTTTGTCATTCGCGACTGAGCTGTTCTCTAATTTAAACCGTTTTGCAGGGTAGTTTTAACATGTCAATAATCGAATCATTTCCAGCCTTTTTACTTGTGTTTGTCAGAATCACAGCATTCTATGTAACGGTGCCTCTATTTTCTTATCGGACAATTCCGGCCGTTCATAAAATAGGTTTTGCATTTTTTCTTGC
Coding sequences within it:
- the fliQ gene encoding flagellar biosynthesis protein FliQ, with the translated sequence MNSEFVISMAERAVYVTLLISGPLLALALLVGLIVSVFQATTQIQEQTLAFIPKIVAVLVGLVVFGPWMLSTILSFATELFSNLNRFAG